Part of the Apilactobacillus apisilvae genome is shown below.
TTAGTTTTAATGTCTAACTTTTTAAGGCGGTTCAAAAAGGGACATGTTTAGACAATGCACAAATGGAATCATTCTTTCACATTATGAAAAGTGAAATGATGAATGTACATTATGATACAAAAGAATCCTTAATCCATGCCATGAAAGCTTGGATTAAGGATTATAATGAAAATAGAATTAAAGAAAAACTAGGATACCAATCACTAAATCAATATTTGGGATTAATATCCTAGAAAAATGTTGTCCAAATTTTTGGGGTCAGATCAATCCATTTAATTTGTGTGTGCCTTTTTTATTAACTTTTAAAATAAGGGTTTCACTAATCGCTTTTGACCCAATATCAGTCCGATATACATAATCATCACTATTAACATTATTTTTAATTTCTTTATTAATCTTTTTCTGAATAGCAGCTATATTATCGCCTTTTGATGTAACCATCATGATTCTACCACCATGACTGTATACATCTCCCTCATTAAATTGAACACCGGCATAACTAATATCTAAATCGTTATTGTTAAAGATTGGTAGTTTTAAATGATCTACTGGCTTTTTAGGATAACCTTTGGCTGCTAAAACAACGCCTAAATGATAATTACTTTCATCCCATTGAGCTCTTACTGATTGATTATTAAGTAATTCATTAATTAAATTTCCAAAATCACTTTTTAATTGCGGTAATATAACTTGAGTCTCAGGATCACCCATTCTTACATTAAACTCAATGACCTTAATTCCCTGTTCTGTCATTACTAGCCCTGCATATAAAAAGCCAGTGAAGGGATGACCATTATCTTTCATTTTATGTAGCAAGGGCTTAATTATACTTTTTATTGTTTCTTTAATAACATTGTTACCAAACTGTGGTAATGGACTATAAGCTCCCATTCCACCGGTATTGGGTCCTTTATCATCATTCATCAAACGTTTGTGATCTTGAGCCAAGGGCATCGGAATAATATCTTCACCATTAGCCATTACAATAAATGAAAATTCTTGACCAGATAAAAAGTCTTCGACAATTATTTCATTTTGATTAGGTAAGTTAAAGAGCATTTCAACAGCAGTCCTAGCTTCATCTTCACTTTGAGCAACAATGACACCTTTACCATTGGCAAGTCCGTTAGCTTTAATGACTACTGGCATTGAATGACCATCAATATATGTTATGGCATCTTTAAAATTTTTAA
Proteins encoded:
- the purD gene encoding phosphoribosylamine--glycine ligase — its product is MENWLVIGSGGREYAIAKCLAKNKKNNIYVAPGNVMMNQLSRVNCVDIDEMDFIHLIKFAKDNQVICTVVGPEQPLSKGIVDAFKDANLNIFGPDKYSAQLESSKAFAKEIMKEANIPTANYREFKNFKDAITYIDGHSMPVVIKANGLANGKGVIVAQSEDEARTAVEMLFNLPNQNEIIVEDFLSGQEFSFIVMANGEDIIPMPLAQDHKRLMNDDKGPNTGGMGAYSPLPQFGNNVIKETIKSIIKPLLHKMKDNGHPFTGFLYAGLVMTEQGIKVIEFNVRMGDPETQVILPQLKSDFGNLINELLNNQSVRAQWDESNYHLGVVLAAKGYPKKPVDHLKLPIFNNNDLDISYAGVQFNEGDVYSHGGRIMMVTSKGDNIAAIQKKINKEIKNNVNSDDYVYRTDIGSKAISETLILKVNKKGTHKLNGLI